The window GGGGGATTTGTGGAGACCGACGAGGAAACCTTCGACGATGGCTTTGGCCTGGAACTGAAAGCGCTTGAGCTTGGCGGCGGTCTCCTCAGTGAGCAGGGTCAAGGCTATTCCTTGGGTTTGCCTTTATAGAGCAGTCCGAAGGGGATCAGCACCACATAGACGGCCACCAGGATCAGGGGCGAGATCGTTATCTCGTTCTGCGCCATGATGATATAGCCGATGACCAGCAAAATTGCCGCCACCGCCAAAATGATGAAATTTGCCTTGCCGAGTTGGAGCCGGTCGTTCCTTTTGGCCATTTTGTCTCCTTAAAAGATTGTGCTCATGTGGTTTGCGTGTCGTAACTGCGAAATGCCTCGCTCACCTTTTCGTAGACGAGATCGGAAAGTTCGCCCCGGTTGCGGGCCGGGTCGTATTCCACCGGGTCGAGGAAGCTCAGTTCTGCCTCGATGCGGCGCGCCAGAAGGTTCCAATAGTGCTTGAGCATGTTGATGCCTTTGTACCAGCAGACCGTGGAACGGTTCAAGTCTGTCAACGGTTTGCCGTCCAGGCGCAGATAGCGGATGCAGACGGGAAGGACCGTGCAGCAGCCTTCCACTGCAACCTGGAAGAGGGATTTGCGGAATTCCTTGACATGGGAACCGTCGGTGCCTGATTGCTCGGGAAAGAGGACCACCTTGAAGCCCGCGCGCACGGTTTCCGCGAAGCGCTTGATCTCCTGGGGCAGGCTGGCTTTCTCTTTGCGGTCGGTATACAGGGTGCCTCCGGAGCGCACAACTTCACCCAGGACAGGGGTTTCGCTCATGTCCTTGGAGGTGATGAAAACATAGTTGTCCTGGGCCCCGAGGGCGAATATATCCAGCAGCGAGGCATGGTTTCCCACCACGAGCAGGCTTTGGTCTTTCAGTTCTTTCAGGCGCTCAGGATTTCTCACCTGCAGCTTGAGATGAAAGGAGTGCACGAACCACTTGGAAGTGAGGGTGGTGTTCTTGATCTCCCACAGGCGGCGTTTGATCGGATTTTTGGTGATCAGCCGGATAACAAAAGTCCGGCTGAAAAATACAGCCAGGATCAGGGCGTGCCAGATCACGTGTATGCTCTTGACTATCCACATCTCAAATTTATCCTTTTCATTGATGATTCCTCTGGTGAGCCGGAGGGTCCGAAACCAGCTCAAAATACAAGTAACCAAAGAGCGCGGAGAATTGTCAAGAATTTTTTTCTGCAGGGCCGTATCTGCGGGATTTCCATCTTTGACCATCATGCCAGTCCCGGACCGCCCAGAGCAGATCGTCCGCCTCCGGTCGGTCCGGGAATGAGGTCCAAGTTACTGCTGCTCTTCCGGATAGGTTTTCAACAGGCCTATTCCACCGTCACGCGGATCCCCTCGGAATGGGAACTGAACTCCGGTGCGTACATGCATTGTACGCTGGTGATGCCATTGGAAAAATCGCCCGCATTGAACACGCGGAGCGGATATTCGAAAACGTAGGTGCCCTTGCGCAGGTATTCGATGAAGAAGTTGGTGGAGGCGTCTCCGGTGGCCTCATAATAGCCCAGGCCGTCCTGCCACTTGTATTGGGAAAGCACGTTGATGGGCTCGAATCCGGCGCTGCGCATGTCTTTCAGGTGCACATACTCCATGTCCCGGTCCGTGCGCAGTTCGATACGCACGATCACCTTGTCGCCCACTTTCAGCCTGGTTTTATCGCTGATGGGATCCAGCACCCGGCCGGTGTCCGTGAGCCGCTCAATGAAAAGCTGTTTCTTTAGGCTCAGCGGGGTTTCCGCCGGAGTGATTTTGTCCAGGTCCTCAAAATACTGCCAGTAGAGGGAGCCCCAGGAAGCCACGTCATTGGGGTTGGAGACGCTCACCGCGGCTTTTTGAGGAGTGACCTCACCGCCGGACCAAGAGGTTTTGAAATAGCCTGTCCCAGCCTCCACCTGAGAGCCTTCCAGTTTGGTGGGATCGAGGATCTCTCCGCCAATCGTGATCTGGGCCAATTGCTCCGTGTTCAGCCATTCGGTTCCGGAAAGCAGTAAGGAGTAGCAGGCTGACGCGGTTGCTTTGGTCGTTTTCCAGTTCGTGGTCTGCTTGTTTTTAAGCAGCCAGGTGCGCAGGCCGTCGATGGATTCGGTATCGCCGGTGATGTCGTTGAAAGCCTCGATCAGCAGGGCCTGGGTCTCGATCGGGGCCTGATACCAGAACCAGCCCCAGTTGTCGTTTTTCCACCACATGCCCAGTTCCTCATCGTGCAGGGCCCGCTCTTTCAGGGAGGCGATGATCTTGCCGGGAATCACCTTGTTTCCGTCGCGGTGCAGGGCCAGGGCGATCAGGCCTTGTCCGAAGAGGTCTTTACTCAGCCAATATCTTTCCGACTGGCCTTTGAAGTAATCCACCGCCACGTTCACGTCCTCGGGTATCCTGATATCCTTAAAATACGACCGGGCATAGAGATAGTGCAACTCCATGTAGCCCAGGTTGTCGTCCTCCAGACGTCCGTAGCGCTTGATGTTCTCATAGTCGCGGAGAATCTCGCGGTCTGTGTAGCGGATGGCGGCTTGAAGCATTTCCCAGACCTGGGAATCCTCGCGGATGGCCGTCACGCCGAGATGGTCGAGGTGTCCGAAGCCTTCCACGATGTACTGCGTCACCCACCAGGAATCACGCATGCCCGGGAACCAGGGCCAGGCGCCGCTGGGATTCTGGTTCTGCTGCAGTTTGAGCAGGGCGGTTTGATACTGGTTGGCCATGTTGTTGAGGTCGAAGAGCAGGCCGATCCTTTGTTTGGCCTGGCTTTCATCCTTCGCGTCCAGCACCCACGGGGTTTCCTGCAGGATCACGGCCTTCAGTTCCTGGTTTTTCTCCAGGTTGGAAAGCAGGGCGGCGGAATTGGGAGTGTCGCGCCAGGACTCAAAGACCCGCTGGATGCGGGGATTGGAGTTGGCGATGTGGGAGGCGAGGCTGTTGGCGTAGAAGCGGGAGAAGATCTGCTCGTTGCAGTCGTGGGGATATTCCATCAGGTAGGGCAGGGCCTGAACCGCGTACCAGGCCGGGTTGGAAGTGTATTCCAGGGTCAGCTTGTGATGGCGGATGGTGGCCGAATCCCCGCTGTCCCGCAGTTTGGCAAAGACAAAGGATTTGCTGGTATTCCCCCGCACCGGCAGAGGCAGGCTTTCGGTCACCAGCATGCGATTGGTGAGGATGGGCAGGGTGTTTTCCTCGCCGTCGGAAAAATCCCCGGAGCGGGCCACAACCCTGTAGGTTACAGCACCCAGGCCGGCAGGTATTTCCAGATCCCAGCTCAGGCTGCTGCTCTCGCCTTTCTTTACGAAGAAAGGCTGCTGGGCGTTTCTGAGCTTGAACAGGGCATCCACGGGTTCCAGCGTGATGGCGTCGAAGAGGAAGAGCTGGCAGTTTCCAGAGAGGTCGGTCTCGTCCAGCGAAGTGATCTTGGCACTGAAGGTGAGCCTATCCCCCTCGCGCAGGAAGCGTGGGGCGTTGGGCAGCACCATCAGGGGTTTCTGGGTCACGGTGCCGTTCTCCGTGAGGCCGGTCTGGAGATCTTTGGAGAGGGCGAAGGCGCGGAACTTCCATTTGGTGAGGGCTTCCGGCACGGTGAAGACGAAGCTGACCTCGCCGTTTTCGTCCGTCCTGAGTTCTGGATAGAAGAAGGCCGTCTCGTTGAAATTGACGCGTGCTTGCACACCGGAAAGATCCTCTGCTGGGAGAACCTGGGCTTCAGCAACACTCTGGAAAGACATATCCGCCTCATTCGCGACCCCGCTCTGGGCTGTTTCTTCAATTTCCCTGCTGCTGCCCACCGTATCCTTCATCATGGCGGCTTCAGGCATCGCCATCATCAGATCATAGCTTATCATCCTTCCGTAGTAGTATCCAATACTGTAGCCATACCAGTTCAACTGGTCGTAATGCCGCTCTGGATAGGGGGTGTAATGCTGTCTGTGTATGGTGATGAGGTTGACCGGATTGACGAAGGCGTAGTTCGACCAACCGCCCCATCTGCTCACCTTACCATGGAATCCGACGCTCCAGGTGCTGGAACGGAAGGCGTCCAAAGAGGCGTCATACATGGAGGCCAGGACCTCCGCGGTGACCTTGCCGCCGGTGTGGTCCTTCAGTTTGAGCCGCCATTCCTCTTCCTGCCCGGGGAGCAGTTTGTCGCGGAAAGTGCTGTATTCAAAGGAGATCTGCTTGTTGGTCC of the Candidatus Syntrophosphaera sp. genome contains:
- a CDS encoding 1-acyl-sn-glycerol-3-phosphate acyltransferase, which codes for MWIVKSIHVIWHALILAVFFSRTFVIRLITKNPIKRRLWEIKNTTLTSKWFVHSFHLKLQVRNPERLKELKDQSLLVVGNHASLLDIFALGAQDNYVFITSKDMSETPVLGEVVRSGGTLYTDRKEKASLPQEIKRFAETVRAGFKVVLFPEQSGTDGSHVKEFRKSLFQVAVEGCCTVLPVCIRYLRLDGKPLTDLNRSTVCWYKGINMLKHYWNLLARRIEAELSFLDPVEYDPARNRGELSDLVYEKVSEAFRSYDTQTT